Proteins from a single region of Apium graveolens cultivar Ventura chromosome 7, ASM990537v1, whole genome shotgun sequence:
- the LOC141672365 gene encoding uncharacterized protein LOC141672365: MAGVVSSVTKVDFLNISKAYPQPAFNPTKVSSVSFISTSRYSKGRIAATGDEKTDSGTHGIIDAAAKNARDMVDKAKELADKAAEQAQSNEDRRKESEDKVVKATKDVAESAAEAAEETVGGAWEAAKGTLFPKEDK, encoded by the exons ATGGCAGGAGTAGTGTCAAGTGTTACTAAAGTAGACTTTCTCAACATCTCAAAGGCTTATCCTCAACCAGCTTTCAATCCTACTAAAGTATCCAGTGTTAGCTTCATTTCCACCTCTAGATACTCTAAG gGTCGCATTGCAGCCACTGGTGATGAGAAAACTGACTCCGGAACTCATGGAATAATAGATGCAGCGGCAAAGAATGCAAGAGACATGGTGGACAAGGCAAAAGAACTTGCTGATAAAGCCGCCGAACAGGCTCAAAGCAACGAAGATAGGAGGAAAGAGTCTGAGGACAAGGTGGTAAAGGCAACAAAAGATGTAGCGGAATCCGCAGCAGAGGCAGCGGAGGAGACGGTCGGGGGTGCGTGGGAAGCGGCCAAGGGGACTCTCTTTCCCAAAGAGGATAAATAA